Below is a window of Cytobacillus firmus DNA.
GTTTACGGCTTCACAGATGCCGTTTTAGTTCTGCTCTGTTTTTGGCTGACGGCAGATTTCTTTGCTGCTCCATAACCGGTGAAGTCCTGGGCTTCTTCATCCCATAAACGGAATTTGAGTGACTTCAGGCTGGTAGAAAGAGTAATCGTCGGCACGTTCTGAAGTTCAGCTGTATTATAATGAGCGCTTTCAAGGTTGTAGTTAGGAACGCGCGGGCTTAAGTGATGAATATGATGGAACCCGATGTTCCCTGTAAGCCACTGAAGCACTTTCGGCAGCTTGTAAAAGGAGCTTCCTTCTACAGCAGCTTTTACATACTCCCACTTATCATCCTCTTCAAAATACGAGTCTTCAAATGTATGCTGTACATAGAAAAGCCAAATCCCGGCTGCTCCTGAAATCATAAAGATCGGCCCCTGCACCATCAGGAACGCTTCCCACCCGATAGTCCAGCAAATGAACGCATACAAACCGGCGATGGCCGCATTTATAAGATACGTATTGATGCGTTCATTCTTTCTTGCCCCTTTTCTGTTAAAACGGTTTTTTAACAAAAATACATAAATAGGGCCTAAACCTAACATAACGAACGGATTGCGGTAGATGCGGTATGCTGCACGAGTGGACCATGACGCATCCTGATATTCTTTCACTGTCAGTGTCCAGATATCTCCTGTACCGCGCTTGTCCAGATTCCCGCTGGTTGCATGGTGCACATTGTGGTCATGCTGCCATTGGTGATAAGGAAAGACGGTCAGGATCCCTGTGATTGTGCCAATGATTTTGTTTGCTTTGCGGTTTTTGAAAAAGGAATGGTGGCAGCAATCATGGAAAATAATGAAGATCCTGACAAGAAAGCCTGCTGCAACGACAGATATGCCAAGCGTCAGCAAGTAAGAAATGCTCAGGCTCTTATAAGCAAGGAACCACAGCAGGAAAAAAGGTCCCAGCGTATTGACAAGCTGCATAATGCTTTTTGTTAAATCTGATTTTTCATAAGGTGCCATTTGTTTTTTTAAGTTGAGTTGTTTTTGTTTAGAAGTCATTTGTTAATTCCCTTCATCATGACGTTAATTTTAATAATAAAGGGTTTGCAAACTGCTTTGTAGACATAGGTGTCATGTCCAAACCATGACATTTATCATGGTTTGAACAAAAAATTAAGAGTTCATCCTAATATCTGGCTATAAATATTTACTTATTACGGGTTTCTTCCACTTCTGACACAAGGTTAAAAAGAAATTTGTACACTAACTGATATGCATCTTTTATTGAAAGTTCCTCTTTAAAGCCTTCAAGGTCGTTCAATGAAAAATTAAAATCCCAAAGCCCATCCTGCTGGCTGAACATCAGGCTGTATTTTGGTGTGCCTGTAAGAGTATTTTCGTCTATAAATGCTCTTATAGCTGATTCTGCTTTTTTTGGCAGCTTCAGTCCAAGCATTACTTCATAGTTGCCAAAAACATCATCTGTTTCAAAGGAAACGGCATCCGCTCCAATCAGATCAAACCATTTCGACTCCAGATACATAAATTCATTTTTATGATTTTTGAAGTATTCTATTGGCTGATTTAAAAAACCGGCAGGCTCCTGTCCGAGAACTTCCTCTGTTTCCTTATCTCCTCTTTCTATATAAGCATCATTATATCGGTCTTCGGGATTCTTGATTCCAGCTTCATGACCATCATTCAAGAGTCCGTGCTTAAGGGCATATTCCTTTTCTTTTTCATAAAGTTCAGCGGGCTGTTCTTTCAAGTGCTTTTCCATCCGTTCTTTTAACAAGTTACTTTCCTCCTCAAAAATCTTTACCTTCCCCGTCTTTTGGATGAATTTCTTGAAGCTGTGGGAGAAGGCTTCTTTTTCCCTTGAGTTTTGGCGCGGCCTGTTCGAGGTGAACTGCTTTTGCCTTTTCTGCCTTTTTCATGGGAAAACCTGTCTTCTTTTGATTTTGGCTGGCCTCCTTTTCTGCTGTCATTTTTCTTTCCAGCGGAGGTTTGGCGCTTGGAATCCGGCCTCTTTTTTTCAGATGCTGCTTCAGGCTTGATATCGCTATTGCCAAGGTTTTGCTTAGGAATAGTAATTTTCAGCCCTTTTTCAATTGCTTCAAGGAGCGGCTTGTCTGCAGACGAATAAAACGTAATGGCCAGTCCTTTCATGCCCGCCCGGCCGGTTCTCCCGATGCGGTGCACATAGCTTTCGGGATCGAGTGGGATATCATAATTAAAAACATGTGTTACCCCTTCGACATCAAGCCCTCTAGCGGCTACATCCGTCGCAACTAACAGCTGTATCTCTGCGTCCCTGAATCTCTTCATTACTTGTTCACGTTTCGATTGTGATAAATCCCCATGAAGCTGATCGCAATCAAAACCGTTCGATCTCAGTACTTCATATAATTTGGTTACTCTGCGTTTTGTACGGCAGAAGATCACGGCCAAAAATGGTCTATGGGTTTGAATCAGCTCTATCAGCGTACCCTGCTTGGCACGGTCGACGGTATGTATTGCTATTTGTTTAACTGAATGGGCTGGTCCCTGTGTTTTTTCAACCTGGATATACTGCGGCTCTTTCATGTGTTTGTTTGCCAGTTTTCTTATTTCTGCCGGCATAGTTGCAGAAAAAAGCATCGTCTGCCTTTTGGCAGGCGTTTCTTTAATAATTCTCTCAACCTCATCAAGAAAGCCAATATGCAGCATTTGATCGGCTTCATCCAATACTAAAAAATCCACTTTTGATAAATCAATGGTATTTCGTCTGATGTGGTCCAGCAGCCGGCCAGGTGTCCCCACTACCATCTGGACATTCTTTTTCAGCTTTTTGAGCTGCTTGTCCACATCCTGCCCTCCATATACAGCTAAGACATCTATATCACTGTCTTTCGTAAGCTTCAGTACTTCGTCTGTTATCTGTAATGCCAGTTCCCTTGTCGGCGTTACAATCAGAGCCTGGATCTGAACGGCATCCGGGTCCATTTTCTCCAGAATCGGCAAAATAAAGGCCAATGTTTTTCCGGTTCCTGTCTGCGCCTGTGCTATGACATCTTTTCCTTCCATAACAGCTGGAATTGCCTGCGCCTGAATAGGTGTTGGCTTAGCGATGCCATGCTGCAGCAGAATTTCAGATAGCTCTTCCGAAATGCCAAGTTTTAAAAATTCCTGCAAATAAAACCCTACTTTCTTTATTCAATATGTCCTTATTTATATTGTGTGTTTAGCGGCAAAATAGCAAGCATTCTATTGGATAAAAACGTGAAAAAAATGGTTGGTTCAAAATAAAAAGCCCAGGTTTAGACCAAATGGCCTTCAATGGGCTTCTAACACAATAGATAAATTTATTCCCAATCCTTTGTTGGCTCTCTTTCTTCAGCCATTTCCATCCCATAGGCAAGCCGCGGATTCAGAGCAGATTGGCTGCTCTCCTTCTCTTGGCTGGATTCCCTGGTATTTACAAGGAATCTGTGGACAAAGACTTCGGATAGAGTGATAATTCCTGCCGCAATGACACTTCCCCAAGCGATTTGCAGATAACTGTTAAGCAGCACACTTCCAAACACCCAAACAGATGCATAAACTAAGAAAAAGTCAGCAATAAGGGCATTCCGGTTTCCAAGCCGCGGAAGGATGATGCGGTCTCCGAGCAGATAAGACATGGCTGTTACCAGAATACTGAAAGAAAGAATATCTGCGAATGTCGCATCAAAGAATAAATCAAGCGCAAAGGCAAAAGCAATCATAGCTGATGCTAATTTAAGTATTAAGATAAGTGTTTTGTTCAAAAGAATACCTCCTCTTTTACCATAGCTTTTATCAATATGAAGATTCCCATTCATTTTGTGTTCCTCTGCCTCACAAGCAATTTTTTCAAAAAAATAAACAACTTGTTCAGTGTCCCTCAATATAATGGCAGTAATAGGGATTACATTTTAAGTTAAAGGTTGTGGAAGAGTGATACTCCGAGACAAAATACTTAATGTGGTGATAATAGGTGAATGCTGAATATAAATTTCAAAATCTTCAGGAGAGGAATATGACTTTTGAGCAGGTATTCAACCGGATCTTACTTTTTATAAAGCGAAATCCTGATGGGAACTTTAGGCTGATGATTGGAACAGATTCACAGGTTCATTGCAATCGCACTGTGTTTATAACCGGGATTGTGATTCAAAATGAGCGAAAAGGCGCCTGGGCATGTATTCGGAAAACTGTTATACCTAGGAAAATGCTGCATCTTCATGAGCGAATCTCCTATGAAACCTCGCTGACTGAAGAAGTGGTCTCTTTGTTTACAGAGGATTACAAAGACAAAATGTTTGAAATCGTTCTGCCATTCCTTTATAAAGGCGGATCATTCTCAATGGAAGGGCATATGGACATCGGATCAGGCAAAAGAAATAAAACCAGAGAATTTGTGAAAGAAATGGTGACCAGGATCGAATCAATCGGCCTTGAGCCAAAAATAAAGCCGGAAGCATTCGTGGCCTCCAGCTACGCTAATCGATATACGAAATAAAAGAACTCAGGGTATATGAGTTCTTTTCATTGGAGCAAATTATACACCTGCATGCTCCCTGTATTCCTGTTCTGCCTTTAATGCCACAGCCTCGGTCAGTTCTGCAGTAATTTCAGGAAGAGCTGTATTAAGCAAGGAATTCGCTACTTTAGCCATCATTCCCTCTGCTGAAATGTCAAGTGATCCTGTCATGATATTTTTCTTATTCTTTCCTTTCTCCGCAAGAAAGTATCCATGTCCAGTAAACTTCTCATTAAGTCCTGTTAAATGAAACGTAACCTTTGTTGGCTCCTGCCAGCTCGTTATATCCACTTTTAATTCGATTTTTTTCTTAATAATCCCCATATCGCTTTTGAAGCTCCAGGTTGACTCTTTGTCACT
It encodes the following:
- a CDS encoding fatty acid desaturase; translation: MTSKQKQLNLKKQMAPYEKSDLTKSIMQLVNTLGPFFLLWFLAYKSLSISYLLTLGISVVAAGFLVRIFIIFHDCCHHSFFKNRKANKIIGTITGILTVFPYHQWQHDHNVHHATSGNLDKRGTGDIWTLTVKEYQDASWSTRAAYRIYRNPFVMLGLGPIYVFLLKNRFNRKGARKNERINTYLINAAIAGLYAFICWTIGWEAFLMVQGPIFMISGAAGIWLFYVQHTFEDSYFEEDDKWEYVKAAVEGSSFYKLPKVLQWLTGNIGFHHIHHLSPRVPNYNLESAHYNTAELQNVPTITLSTSLKSLKFRLWDEEAQDFTGYGAAKKSAVSQKQSRTKTASVKP
- a CDS encoding branched-chain amino acid aminotransferase; this encodes MLKERMEKHLKEQPAELYEKEKEYALKHGLLNDGHEAGIKNPEDRYNDAYIERGDKETEEVLGQEPAGFLNQPIEYFKNHKNEFMYLESKWFDLIGADAVSFETDDVFGNYEVMLGLKLPKKAESAIRAFIDENTLTGTPKYSLMFSQQDGLWDFNFSLNDLEGFKEELSIKDAYQLVYKFLFNLVSEVEETRNK
- a CDS encoding DEAD/DEAH box helicase, translating into MQEFLKLGISEELSEILLQHGIAKPTPIQAQAIPAVMEGKDVIAQAQTGTGKTLAFILPILEKMDPDAVQIQALIVTPTRELALQITDEVLKLTKDSDIDVLAVYGGQDVDKQLKKLKKNVQMVVGTPGRLLDHIRRNTIDLSKVDFLVLDEADQMLHIGFLDEVERIIKETPAKRQTMLFSATMPAEIRKLANKHMKEPQYIQVEKTQGPAHSVKQIAIHTVDRAKQGTLIELIQTHRPFLAVIFCRTKRRVTKLYEVLRSNGFDCDQLHGDLSQSKREQVMKRFRDAEIQLLVATDVAARGLDVEGVTHVFNYDIPLDPESYVHRIGRTGRAGMKGLAITFYSSADKPLLEAIEKGLKITIPKQNLGNSDIKPEAASEKKRPDSKRQTSAGKKNDSRKGGQPKSKEDRFSHEKGRKGKSSSPRTGRAKTQGKKKPSPTASRNSSKRRGR
- a CDS encoding YndM family protein produces the protein MNKTLILILKLASAMIAFAFALDLFFDATFADILSFSILVTAMSYLLGDRIILPRLGNRNALIADFFLVYASVWVFGSVLLNSYLQIAWGSVIAAGIITLSEVFVHRFLVNTRESSQEKESSQSALNPRLAYGMEMAEEREPTKDWE
- a CDS encoding ribonuclease H-like YkuK family protein — translated: MTFEQVFNRILLFIKRNPDGNFRLMIGTDSQVHCNRTVFITGIVIQNERKGAWACIRKTVIPRKMLHLHERISYETSLTEEVVSLFTEDYKDKMFEIVLPFLYKGGSFSMEGHMDIGSGKRNKTREFVKEMVTRIESIGLEPKIKPEAFVASSYANRYTK
- a CDS encoding CoxG family protein; this translates as MASCTHQAEVNIPIGAIWSFVSDIGNWAPLVPGYIAHEVLSDKESTWSFKSDMGIIKKKIELKVDITSWQEPTKVTFHLTGLNEKFTGHGYFLAEKGKNKKNIMTGSLDISAEGMMAKVANSLLNTALPEITAELTEAVALKAEQEYREHAGV